The following are encoded together in the Chthoniobacterales bacterium genome:
- a CDS encoding alpha-L-fucosidase gives MRLLPALLTATALLASLASAAATACAALPPLPPFPALPATQAIDSVPMADSKNAAEVKLNLPIASGPYAPTWESIEKNYPGTPAWLRDAKFGIWVHFGPQAAGQSGDWYARNLYKQGSIAYKNHLRDYGHPSVSGYKEVLRDWNPTKLDPSALVALYKEAGARFLMIQGVHHDNFDMWDSRYQPWNSTRLGPKRDLLGEWTKAARAAGIRFGVTFHHEYNWWWWQTSFGSDNKDGPKPGVPYDGKLTLADSKGKWWEGLDPRLLYGVDLREYKGVVAAANHPWNPPPDGLFQNHAAYAKWYATWWALRMMDVVDKYSPDFIYTDGTNTQPFSGAGTGTGLKADAMQTVIADFYNQTLQRRGKVDVFSIVKFRPKTNGTVNTEEGGIPRGIKIDQPWIAETPVGDWFYAPGFTNDSSAVIRYLLEEVARDGNVCICIAPHPDGSLDDSTVKMLKETGQWMRLNGDGIYGSKAWTRLGEGADGKLNVLPGGKISRRQADHRFAPSDIRFTAGKDGNLYAYCMTVPATGTALRITSLGTTANLAGKPVKSVTLLGYTGSLTWKQEADALVVTLPDTSTFKTALGFKIETK, from the coding sequence ATGCGCCTCCTACCCGCCCTCCTCACCGCCACCGCCCTGCTGGCATCCCTCGCGTCCGCAGCCGCCACTGCCTGCGCCGCTCTGCCGCCACTGCCTCCGTTCCCCGCGCTACCCGCCACGCAGGCGATCGACAGCGTGCCCATGGCCGACTCCAAGAATGCGGCCGAGGTAAAGCTCAACCTCCCCATCGCCTCCGGCCCCTACGCCCCCACCTGGGAATCCATCGAGAAAAACTACCCCGGCACCCCCGCTTGGCTGCGCGACGCCAAGTTCGGCATCTGGGTTCACTTCGGCCCGCAGGCCGCCGGCCAAAGCGGCGACTGGTATGCCCGCAATCTCTACAAACAAGGCTCCATCGCCTATAAAAACCACCTCAGGGACTACGGCCATCCTTCCGTATCCGGCTACAAGGAGGTCCTACGAGACTGGAACCCCACCAAGCTCGACCCCTCCGCCCTCGTCGCCCTCTACAAGGAAGCCGGCGCACGCTTCCTCATGATCCAAGGCGTCCACCACGACAACTTCGACATGTGGGATTCCCGCTACCAACCGTGGAACTCCACCCGCCTCGGACCCAAGCGCGACCTTCTTGGCGAATGGACCAAGGCCGCCCGCGCCGCCGGAATCCGCTTCGGCGTCACCTTCCACCACGAATACAATTGGTGGTGGTGGCAGACCTCCTTCGGCTCCGACAACAAGGACGGCCCCAAGCCCGGCGTTCCCTACGACGGCAAACTCACGCTCGCCGACAGCAAGGGCAAGTGGTGGGAAGGCCTCGATCCGCGTCTGCTCTACGGGGTCGATCTGCGCGAATACAAAGGCGTCGTCGCTGCCGCCAACCACCCGTGGAATCCCCCGCCCGACGGACTGTTCCAAAACCACGCCGCCTACGCCAAATGGTATGCCACCTGGTGGGCTCTCCGCATGATGGACGTCGTTGATAAATACTCCCCCGACTTCATCTACACCGACGGCACCAACACCCAGCCTTTCAGCGGCGCGGGCACTGGCACCGGCCTCAAAGCCGACGCCATGCAGACCGTCATCGCCGACTTCTACAACCAGACCCTCCAGCGCCGTGGCAAGGTTGACGTCTTCAGCATCGTCAAGTTCCGCCCCAAGACCAACGGCACCGTCAACACCGAGGAAGGCGGCATCCCCCGAGGCATCAAAATCGACCAGCCCTGGATCGCCGAAACCCCCGTCGGCGACTGGTTCTACGCTCCCGGCTTTACCAACGACTCCTCCGCCGTCATCCGCTACCTCCTCGAAGAAGTCGCCCGCGACGGCAACGTCTGTATCTGCATCGCCCCGCACCCCGACGGCTCCCTCGACGACAGCACCGTCAAGATGCTCAAGGAAACCGGCCAATGGATGCGCCTCAACGGCGACGGCATCTACGGCAGCAAGGCGTGGACACGCCTCGGCGAAGGCGCCGACGGCAAGCTCAACGTCCTTCCCGGCGGCAAGATCAGCCGCCGACAGGCCGACCACCGCTTCGCCCCTTCGGACATCCGCTTCACCGCCGGCAAGGACGGCAACCTCTACGCCTACTGCATGACCGTGCCCGCCACCGGCACCGCATTGCGCATCACGTCGCTCGGCACCACCGCCAACCTCGCCGGCAAGCCCGTCAAATCCGTCACCTTGCTCGGCTACACCGGCTCGCTCACGTGGAAACAGGAAGCGGACGCCCTCGTCGTCACCCTGCCCGACACCTCCACCTTCAAGACCGCGCTCGGGTTTAAAATCGAGACGAAGTGA
- a CDS encoding alpha-L-fucosidase → MRFIPVLVTTTALLASLASAADTVGTALPPLPPFPALPASQPVDSVPMADSKSAAEVKLDLPITPGPYAPTWDSIEKNYPGTPAWLRDAKFGIWVHFGPQAAGKSGDWYARNLYKPGTDAYKNHLANYGHPSEVGYKEVLRDWNPTKLDPAKLVEIYKDAGARYLIIQGVHHDEFDMWNSKYQPWNSTRLGPKRDLLGEWTKAARADGIRFGVTFHHEYSWWWWQTAFAADKNGSKAGVPYDGHLTLADGKGKWWEGLDPRLLYGVDLREYKGVVAAANDSWKPPAAGIFQNHAAYAKWYATWWALRMMDVVDKYQPDFIYTDGTNIQPFSGAGTGTGQKSDAMQRVIADFYNKTLQRRGKVDVFSIVKFRPKTNGTVNTQEGTIPRDIKRDQDWIAETPVGDWFYAPGFTNDSGAVIRYLLEQVSRDGNVGLCICPLPDGSLDDSTVKMLKETGEWMRLNGAGIYGSKAWTRLGEGTGGKLNVLPGGKIGRNQADHRFSASDIRFTVGKDGNLYAYCMTVPATGTQVRITSLGTTANALGKPVSSVTLLGYTGTLTWKQEPDALVVTLPDTSTFRTALGFKIETK, encoded by the coding sequence ATGCGTTTCATCCCCGTCCTCGTCACCACCACCGCCCTGCTGGCATCCCTCGCGTCCGCAGCCGACACCGTCGGCACCGCGCTACCGCCGCTGCCACCCTTCCCTGCGCTACCCGCCTCCCAGCCCGTGGACAGCGTGCCTATGGCCGACTCCAAGTCCGCCGCCGAGGTGAAGCTCGACCTCCCCATCACCCCCGGCCCTTACGCGCCGACCTGGGACTCCATTGAGAAAAACTATCCCGGCACCCCCGCCTGGCTGCGCGACGCCAAGTTCGGCATCTGGGTCCATTTCGGCCCGCAGGCCGCCGGCAAGAGCGGCGACTGGTATGCCCGCAACCTCTACAAGCCCGGCACCGACGCCTACAAAAACCATCTCGCCAACTACGGCCACCCGTCGGAAGTCGGCTACAAGGAGGTCCTGCGCGACTGGAATCCCACCAAGCTCGACCCCGCCAAACTCGTCGAGATCTACAAGGACGCCGGCGCCCGCTATCTAATCATCCAAGGGGTTCACCATGACGAGTTCGATATGTGGAACTCCAAGTATCAGCCTTGGAACTCCACCCGTCTCGGCCCCAAGCGCGACCTCCTCGGCGAATGGACCAAGGCCGCCCGCGCCGACGGCATCCGCTTCGGCGTCACCTTCCACCATGAATATTCCTGGTGGTGGTGGCAAACCGCTTTCGCCGCCGACAAAAACGGCTCCAAGGCCGGCGTCCCCTACGACGGCCACCTCACCCTCGCCGACGGCAAGGGCAAGTGGTGGGAAGGCCTCGACCCACGCCTGCTCTACGGCGTGGACCTCCGCGAATACAAAGGCGTCGTCGCCGCCGCCAACGATAGTTGGAAGCCCCCGGCCGCCGGGATTTTTCAAAACCACGCCGCCTACGCCAAGTGGTATGCCACCTGGTGGGCTCTGCGTATGATGGACGTCGTCGACAAATATCAACCGGACTTCATCTACACCGACGGCACCAACATCCAGCCCTTCAGCGGCGCGGGCACCGGCACCGGTCAAAAGTCCGACGCCATGCAGCGCGTCATCGCCGACTTCTACAACAAGACTCTCCAGCGCCGCGGCAAGGTGGACGTCTTCAGCATCGTCAAGTTCCGCCCCAAGACCAACGGCACGGTCAACACCCAGGAAGGCACCATCCCCCGCGACATCAAACGCGATCAGGACTGGATCGCGGAAACGCCCGTCGGCGACTGGTTCTACGCCCCCGGCTTCACCAACGACTCCGGCGCCGTCATCCGCTACCTCCTCGAACAAGTCTCCCGCGACGGCAACGTCGGCCTCTGTATCTGCCCGCTCCCCGACGGCTCGCTCGACGACAGCACGGTCAAGATGCTCAAGGAAACCGGCGAATGGATGCGCCTCAACGGCGCCGGCATCTACGGCAGCAAAGCCTGGACGCGCCTCGGCGAAGGCACCGGCGGCAAGCTCAACGTCCTTCCCGGCGGCAAGATCGGTCGCAACCAAGCCGACCATCGTTTCTCCGCTTCCGACATCCGCTTCACCGTCGGCAAAGACGGCAACCTCTACGCCTACTGCATGACCGTGCCCGCCACCGGCACCCAGGTGCGGATCACCTCGCTGGGCACCACGGCCAACGCCCTCGGCAAGCCGGTCAGCTCCGTCACACTCCTCGGCTACACCGGCACGCTCACGTGGAAGCAGGAACCCGACGCGCTCGTCGTCACCTTGCCCGACACCTCCACCTTCAGGACCGCGCTGGGCTTCAAAATCGAAACGAAATAA
- a CDS encoding glycoside hydrolase family 31 protein encodes MIKLNHTTLPILLVCLMSTAPITLRAAVEQVQPHSRGASLQLTEGRLQVDFVTDRIARVRATKNADWSKTPSLMRVEVAEVPGRIRVKESSATVELRSDQLIVRIDRATEAVSYFDADGKPLLTEHPSQPRTLERVEVIKSLADPASVTKVTTVDGERERVGNYIQRKDRDAWRGKVSFRFAKDEALYGLGFDETSDLNLRGTTKRLYQHNLRILIPSLVSTRGYGLLFDAYSAMTFADGTNGGSMTFDVIDDLDYYFIAGPDMDGAVAGYRQLTGQAAMLPRWAYGYVQSKERYKTQDELVATVKEFRDRKIPLDVIVQDWSYWISSQWGGDVDTKRYPDVAKMIRDIHKQDARVIISIWPNPSDLSTAGKALKDAGHTLAGTPFIDFSNPEARKLYWETAAWKPFGQHGMDGWWCDSTEPENVDWQKDRPADPDSVNIAGLAKIIDPQYLNAYGLWSGTGIFKNQRASAPDRRVLNLTRSTYAGGQRTGSVIWTGDITASWETLAKEVASMQSMSAAGYPYVTTDTGGFFVARKAQWFWRGQFDKGVADLGYRELYTRWLQFGAFLPMFRSHGTDTPREPWRFGEPGTPFYDAIIGTIDLRYRLLPHLYSLSGRVARQNASWIRPVAFSFPEDAKTHDLKTQFMVGDELMIAPVLAPKLYGRDSTPVKDAPGSVDVYLPKNSAWIDFWTGRPLSGGQTVKADAPLSHSPLFVKAGSILPLGPRVQHSGEAPSAPLELRVYPGADGSYLLYEDQGDGWGYEKGAYSVIPITWNDRTRTLVIGARRSEFPGMLKIRTFRVVLVAPGAGTGIEAADTAAEVRYDGRTFNVPLPASAQPTK; translated from the coding sequence ATGATAAAACTGAACCATACCACCCTCCCGATCTTGCTCGTTTGCCTCATGAGCACCGCACCGATCACTTTGCGGGCCGCAGTCGAGCAGGTGCAGCCTCATTCCCGCGGCGCCTCGCTCCAGCTCACCGAGGGCCGCCTTCAGGTTGATTTTGTCACGGACCGCATCGCCCGCGTGCGCGCTACCAAGAACGCCGATTGGTCCAAGACGCCCAGCCTGATGCGCGTCGAGGTCGCCGAAGTCCCCGGCCGGATCCGCGTCAAAGAATCGTCCGCCACCGTCGAACTGCGCTCCGACCAGCTCATCGTCCGCATCGACCGCGCCACCGAGGCGGTTTCGTATTTCGACGCGGACGGCAAGCCGCTCCTCACCGAGCACCCCTCGCAACCCCGGACGCTCGAACGCGTGGAGGTGATCAAGTCGCTCGCCGATCCCGCCTCCGTCACAAAAGTGACGACCGTTGACGGCGAGCGCGAACGGGTGGGCAACTACATCCAGCGCAAAGATCGCGACGCATGGCGGGGCAAAGTCTCCTTCCGTTTCGCCAAGGACGAAGCGCTCTACGGCCTCGGCTTCGATGAAACGTCCGACCTGAACCTGCGCGGCACCACCAAGCGGCTCTACCAGCACAACCTGCGCATCCTTATTCCGTCGCTGGTTTCCACTCGGGGCTACGGGCTGCTCTTCGACGCCTACTCGGCGATGACTTTCGCCGATGGGACCAACGGCGGTTCGATGACCTTCGACGTGATCGACGACCTCGACTACTATTTCATCGCCGGTCCCGACATGGACGGCGCGGTCGCCGGCTACCGTCAACTCACCGGCCAGGCGGCGATGTTGCCCCGCTGGGCCTACGGCTACGTGCAGTCCAAAGAACGCTACAAAACGCAGGACGAACTGGTGGCCACGGTGAAGGAGTTCCGCGACCGCAAGATCCCCCTCGATGTCATCGTGCAGGACTGGAGCTACTGGATCTCCTCCCAGTGGGGCGGCGACGTTGATACCAAGCGCTATCCGGACGTCGCGAAAATGATCCGGGACATCCACAAGCAAGACGCCCGCGTGATCATTTCCATCTGGCCCAACCCCAGCGACCTCTCCACCGCCGGCAAGGCGCTCAAGGACGCCGGCCACACGCTAGCCGGCACGCCCTTCATCGACTTCTCCAATCCCGAGGCGCGCAAACTCTACTGGGAGACCGCGGCATGGAAGCCCTTTGGTCAACACGGCATGGACGGCTGGTGGTGCGACTCGACCGAACCTGAAAACGTGGACTGGCAAAAGGACCGACCGGCCGATCCGGATTCCGTCAACATTGCAGGCCTGGCCAAGATCATCGACCCGCAATACCTGAACGCCTACGGCCTCTGGAGCGGGACCGGCATCTTCAAAAACCAGCGCGCCTCCGCGCCCGACCGACGCGTGCTCAACCTCACTCGTTCCACTTATGCCGGAGGCCAGCGCACCGGCTCGGTCATCTGGACCGGCGACATCACCGCGAGCTGGGAGACGCTCGCCAAGGAAGTGGCCTCCATGCAGAGCATGAGCGCAGCCGGCTACCCCTATGTCACCACGGACACCGGCGGCTTTTTTGTGGCCCGCAAGGCGCAATGGTTCTGGCGCGGACAGTTCGACAAGGGCGTGGCCGACCTCGGCTATCGCGAACTCTACACGCGCTGGCTCCAGTTCGGCGCGTTCCTGCCCATGTTCCGTAGTCACGGAACCGATACGCCGCGCGAGCCCTGGCGCTTTGGCGAGCCGGGCACGCCGTTTTACGACGCCATCATCGGCACCATCGACCTGCGCTACCGCCTGCTGCCGCATCTCTACTCGCTGAGCGGACGGGTTGCCCGGCAGAACGCCTCGTGGATTCGCCCCGTCGCCTTCTCGTTCCCCGAGGATGCGAAGACCCACGACCTGAAGACCCAGTTCATGGTCGGCGACGAACTCATGATCGCCCCCGTGCTCGCGCCCAAGCTTTACGGGCGGGACTCGACGCCGGTGAAGGACGCCCCCGGCAGCGTGGACGTTTACCTACCCAAAAACTCGGCGTGGATCGACTTCTGGACCGGTCGTCCTCTGTCCGGCGGACAGACCGTCAAGGCCGACGCCCCGCTGTCGCATTCCCCTCTCTTCGTGAAAGCCGGCTCGATCCTGCCGCTCGGTCCCCGCGTGCAACACTCCGGCGAAGCCCCCTCGGCCCCGCTTGAGTTGCGCGTGTATCCGGGTGCCGACGGTTCCTACCTCCTCTACGAAGACCAAGGCGACGGCTGGGGCTACGAAAAAGGTGCCTACTCCGTGATCCCTATAACCTGGAACGACCGCACCCGCACCCTCGTCATCGGCGCGCGCCGAAGCGAGTTCCCCGGCATGTTAAAAATCCGCACCTTCCGCGTCGTTCTCGTCGCCCCCGGCGCGGGCACGGGTATCGAAGCAGCCGATACCGCTGCGGAAGTCCGCTACGACGGACGCACCTTCAATGTGCCTCTCCCCGCCTCAGCCCAACCCACCAAGTAA